The window TGGATAATAAAGAAAAAATCATGGGCTTTGGCCACCGCGTTTACCGTAAAGGTGATCCGCGTGCGAAACATCTTCGTGAAATGTCTAAGCGCTTGACAGAGCTTCGCGGGGAAGAAAAGTACTACAATATGTCCAGTAAAATCGAAGAAATCGTTACAGGCGAAAAGAATTTGCCGCCAAACGTAGATTTCTATTCAGCTTCTGTTTATCACTCGCTTGATATCGATCATGATTTGTTTACACCGATTTTTGCGGTTTCTCGTATTTCGGGATGGATTGCACATATTCGTGAGCAATATGCGAACAATAGACTGATTCGCCCTCGTGCAGATTATATCGGACCGGGCATGCAGAAGTACGTGCCAATTAAAGAAAGATAAGAACTTTATAACATGGGGCGGCGTACATATGCCGGCCCTCTGATTTTGAAATTGGGAGGAAATTAAACATGACTAACGGTGGGAAAATTACAGTAACTGATGGTGTTTTGAACGTTCCTGATCACGCAACAATTCCTTTTATTATCGGTGACGGCACGGGGCCGGACATTTGGCATTCAGCTTCACGTGTACTTGAAGCAGCTGTTGATAAAGCATACGGCGGCAAGAAGAAACTTGTTTGGAAAGAAGTTCTTGCAGGGGAGAAAGCATTCAATGAAACTGGCGAATGGCTTCCACAAGCAACACTCGATACAATCGAAGAGTATTTGATCGCTATTAAAGGACCACTTACTACGCCTATCGGCGGCGGTTTCCGTTCATTGAACGTAGCGCTTCGCCAAGAATTGGACCTTTATACATGCCTGCGTCCAGTCCGTTACTTTGAAGGTGTTCCATCACCTGTTAAACGTCCTGAAGACTGTGATATGGTTATCTTCCGTGAGAATACAGAAGACATCTATGCTGGTATTGAATACCAAGAAGGTACACCTGAAGCGAAAAAAGTTATCGATTTCTTCCAAAATGAAATGGGCGTTAAAAACATCCGCTTCCCGGAAACTTCAGGAATCGGTATCAAACCTATTTCCGAAGAAGGAACAAAACGTCTAGTTCGTGCTGCTCTTAATTATATTATTAAAGAAGGCCGTAAGTCATTGACGCTTGTTCATAAAGGGAATATTATGAAGTTTACCGAAGGCGCATTCAAAAACTGGGGCTATGAAGTTGCTGAAAAAGAATTCGGCGATAAAGTCTTCACATGGAATGAGTACGATAAAATCAAAGATGCTGACGGTACGGATGCTGCTAACAAAGCACAGTCGGATGCTGAAGCAGCAGGCAAAATTATCGTTAAAGATGCGATTGCTGATATCTTCTTGCAACAAATCTTGACACGTCCAAAAGAGTTTGATGTTGTTGCAACAATGAACTTGAATGGTGACTACATTTCTGATGCACTTGCGGCGCAAGTCGGCGGAATTGGTATTGCTCCAGGGGCAAACATCAACTACATCACTGGACATGCGATCTTTGAAGCAACTCATGGTACTGCACCGAAATATG of the Sporosarcina sp. FSL K6-1508 genome contains:
- the icd gene encoding NADP-dependent isocitrate dehydrogenase; the encoded protein is MTNGGKITVTDGVLNVPDHATIPFIIGDGTGPDIWHSASRVLEAAVDKAYGGKKKLVWKEVLAGEKAFNETGEWLPQATLDTIEEYLIAIKGPLTTPIGGGFRSLNVALRQELDLYTCLRPVRYFEGVPSPVKRPEDCDMVIFRENTEDIYAGIEYQEGTPEAKKVIDFFQNEMGVKNIRFPETSGIGIKPISEEGTKRLVRAALNYIIKEGRKSLTLVHKGNIMKFTEGAFKNWGYEVAEKEFGDKVFTWNEYDKIKDADGTDAANKAQSDAEAAGKIIVKDAIADIFLQQILTRPKEFDVVATMNLNGDYISDALAAQVGGIGIAPGANINYITGHAIFEATHGTAPKYAGLDKVNPSSLLLSGVLMLEHLGWNEAAAMITTSIEKTIVSKVVTYDFARLMDGATEVKASEFADELIKNLK